The Clupea harengus unplaced genomic scaffold, Ch_v2.0.2, whole genome shotgun sequence genome includes the window ATGTAGGGCACACTGAAATTATCTAATTCTACTATTTCAAATGTTATTGATTATTTTGAATAACAATCTCTGTCCAACTGAAAATATCTAACCATGTTTGTTGATATCTTCACATCCCAATTCAGCGTGAACAATGGACAAGAGTGACCTGGTGCAGAAAGCCAAGCTGGCCGAACAGGCTGAGCGCTACGACGACATGGCGGCTGCCATGAAGTCGGTGACAGAGCAGGGCACTGAGCTATCCAACGAAGAACGCAACTTGCTGTCGGTGGCCTACAAGAACGTGGTGGGCGCTCGCCGCTCCTCTTGGCGTGTCATTTCTAGCATCGAGCAGAAGACTGAGGGAAATGAGAAGAAGCAGCAGATGGCCAAGGAGTACCGCGAGAAGATCGAGACTGAGCTACAGGACATCTGCAATGATGTGCTGGTAAGCAGTAGAACCATCGTGGTCTTATAAGAGAGATTTTGGTTTCAAATCCTTATTTATCCAAACCAGATGTTGTAACTAAAACTTGCTTTGTTTGAACACCGATTCATTGactatgaagttttttttttaaatatatgatctaacttttttgtctctttctagGGCCTCCTGGATAAATACCTGATTGCCAATGCTAGCCAGGCTGAGAGCAAGGTCTTCTATTTGAAGATGAAAGGAGATTACTACAGATACCTGTCTGAGGTGGCCGCTGGGGATGCTAAGAAAAGTAAGTGCTCAAGACACAGAGCTGCAAGGGTATAGGTGCTGATCTGTGTGCACAGCGTACAGTTTGAACAGTTATATTACAATACAATTTTGTGTAGTGGtaaataatgacattttttGGTTGATGTCTTCCTTTACAGCCACAGTGGATAACTCTCAGCAGGCGTATCAGCAGGCATTTGAGATAAGCAAGAAGGAGATGCAGCCCACACACCCCATTCGTTTGGGCTTGGCTCTCAACTTCTCTGTCTTCTACTATGAGATCCTCAACTCGCCTGAACAGGCCTGCAGCCTGGCTAAGACCGTAAGAATCCATTATCGCACTAAATACCAAAACacgttcaaaactttttttaccCTCATAGATTTTACTCCACTAATATctgcctttttattttttttatctctttcaGGCATTTGATGAAGCCATTGCTGAGCTTGATACCTTAAACGAGGATTCCTACAAAGACAGCACCTTGATCATGCAACTACTAAGGGACAACCTGACTGTATGTTGGACTTTCATTTTTGTAGAACTGCAAGTGtatgactgtaaaaaaaatacatcacaGCTAATTGATACTAGGGCTCTTAAAACTTACAAGTGTAGTAACTGTTCTTATAACTGCTTGATGAAGCACTATTGCCGTGAAAGGTGGTGATGAGACTCTGTAACATGACCTGCTGAGATGGGGAGCAGTACAGAACATTTCTACAGCTGTCATCATGTTACTAAAATCTCAGACAAGGGTTGCAGATGGCCAGTCCAGCTGTGTCCCCTTCTCAGCATGTCTTTCATAGTGCAGATTATGAGAAACATGAGGTAGCACTACCATGTGCCAATGAATCTTTGTATGATGTTAAGAAGAAAATATTGATTATTTTTTGTCCTCTTCTCTAGCTCTGGACATCAGAAAACCAGGCTGACGAGGCGGATGCTGTAGAGGGGGAGAACTAGAGGCGGCGCCTATTGTTCgaccacacatacacgcacacacacaaacacacacacactcttcatcttaagaaaaaaatacacacaaacggCTTCTTCCACTCCCACGCCCCCTACCATTTTACCCCCATTCCCACCCCATCCCAAAATGCCCCAGCCCTACTGTATGACTAGCAGCATGAGTTGTACCTGAGCTTACCACAGTCCTGCTCTTCCTGAGGTGCACTAACACAGTACAGGGGAGCGCTCACAGGGGAACATGCACATGTTAGCAGGGCCAGTCATTTTCTTTGTGAAATTTAAACGTGGTTGTATTGAGTAGTGAGTCCATATtctttgtgcgtgtatgtttgtgtgtgtgttggtgtgaatgagtgagtgaatgagagaggagaggtgacacGAAAGTCTCCATGTGCACGTGAAAGAGAGgttgtgtctaaatgtgtgtgtgtgtgtgtgtgtgtgtgtgtaagggggttgggggttgtgAATTCTAATCGTCCTTCCTGAtaattccctttttttctccacctAGCTGGTTGTGCATTTTTCATCCTTTTTTTGTTACGGTCATATTTTTTAGTGTAATTGGTCATGGTATTTACAGGTTTTATTGTATGGTTATTAAACTGGCAGTTTATTTTCACCAACATCAGTTGTTTGTTGTCTTAATTAGTCTCCCAGTGGATTGCAGCACCTTTTATTTGATTGTCTATATACATTGACACCATGTTTTGAATTAGATGGGCCCGGCAGCTGTTTTGCCTGTTAGCATGGCTGCCTGTATCACTAATGACAGTGCTAAGGTCATCAGCCTGGAGCCACACCTTTAAAATGTAAGTTCACCCCCAGCGGGCAAAGCAAGGGGCTGAGAGTTTACTAGGTTTATTTATTAGGTAAAGATGTACCAAACATTCAGCTCTACAACAGCACCAGCATTGCGGatttcaggatgattttaaacagggAATGACGTGTCgggccattttcaacccatgaaatgctgatttttatttttaaaaagtgaATTTTGTCAGCATTAACACCATTCCTTACAATTCAGTCATATTTATTTAACGGCTCAAAAAAAATGTAGGGTCAACTTACACTTCAATTCTGGGACATCTTATTACACTGAATCCAGCTTAATTGGCTGACAATCAAAATGTGTGATCCCTTCTTGATCTCAGTCAAAAGGACTGCTGCTTTTTATGAAACCCATATAAATAAGGACAGCTTTATACTTGTAACTATGtaacaacaaataaaaccaGATGGCAGGCTAGGTGTTCGTGTAGGGTTACCTCCTTAGGGATATGAAACTGATACAGGATAAAACACGGTGTTCCACCCAAGTGTGAGGTAAGTGAAAGGGCGGGATGTTAGATTAGCCACAGGGATACGAATCCAGGTGTGGAAACAGAATAGACTGGAAGAGAACCTTGTGTGACGCCAACTAGCAACGCATTTTTTCCTGTAGTTTTTACGGCCTTGAGTTCAACCTTTATGGACTAGATCAAGGACATACTGGCTTAGAATTGGAACTAAAAAGAGGAGGGTTCAgtacaaaagtaataataataatacttatttTTTTCAGAGTTCTCAAAGTCGCTTAAAAATCAAAAGTGGTCACGTAGATACAATTTTTGTATTTTCACGAATAATGTCATGA containing:
- the LOC122132102 gene encoding 14-3-3 protein beta/alpha-A-like; this encodes MDKSDLVQKAKLAEQAERYDDMAAAMKSVTEQGTELSNEERNLLSVAYKNVVGARRSSWRVISSIEQKTEGNEKKQQMAKEYREKIETELQDICNDVLGLLDKYLIANASQAESKVFYLKMKGDYYRYLSEVAAGDAKKTTVDNSQQAYQQAFEISKKEMQPTHPIRLGLALNFSVFYYEILNSPEQACSLAKTAFDEAIAELDTLNEDSYKDSTLIMQLLRDNLTLWTSENQADEADAVEGEN